A window from Citrobacter amalonaticus encodes these proteins:
- the sufS gene encoding cysteine desulfurase SufS, whose product MTFPIDTVRADFPVLTREVNGLPLAYLDSAASAQKPAQVIDAEAEFYRHGYAAVHRGIHTLSAQATEKMENVRKLASLFINARSAEELVFVRGTTEGINLVANSWGPENVHAGDNIIISEMEHHANIVPWQMLCARVGAELRVIPLNADGTLQQEILPTLFDEKTRLLAITHVSNVLGTENPVAEMIALAHQHGAKVLVDGAQAVMHHPVDVQALDCDFYVFSGHKLYGPTGIGVLYVKEALLQQMPPWEGGGSMIATVSLTQGTTWTKAPWRFEAGTPNTGGIIGFGAALEYVSALGLEAINEYEQNLMHYALEQLKAVPDLTLYGPTDRLGVIAFNLGKHHAYDVGSFLDNYGIAVRTGHHCAMPLMAFYQVPAMCRASLAMYNTHEEVDRLVTGLQRIHRLLG is encoded by the coding sequence ATGACATTTCCCATCGACACAGTACGTGCGGATTTTCCAGTCCTCACGCGCGAAGTGAATGGTCTGCCGCTGGCGTATCTCGACAGCGCCGCCAGCGCGCAAAAACCGGCGCAGGTGATTGACGCGGAAGCTGAGTTTTATCGTCACGGTTATGCGGCGGTGCACCGGGGGATCCACACCCTCAGCGCTCAGGCCACCGAAAAAATGGAGAATGTGCGCAAGCTGGCATCGCTGTTTATTAACGCACGCTCTGCGGAAGAGCTGGTGTTTGTGCGCGGTACAACGGAAGGCATTAACCTGGTCGCCAACAGTTGGGGGCCAGAGAACGTCCACGCGGGCGATAACATCATCATCAGTGAGATGGAGCATCATGCCAACATCGTGCCGTGGCAGATGCTGTGCGCGCGGGTGGGCGCTGAGCTGAGGGTGATCCCGCTGAACGCCGACGGCACATTGCAACAGGAGATCCTACCCACCCTGTTTGATGAGAAAACCCGGCTGCTGGCGATAACGCACGTCTCTAATGTGCTGGGTACGGAAAACCCTGTCGCCGAAATGATCGCGCTGGCGCATCAGCATGGCGCAAAGGTGCTGGTGGACGGTGCGCAGGCGGTGATGCACCACCCGGTAGACGTTCAGGCGCTGGACTGCGATTTTTACGTCTTCTCGGGTCACAAGCTGTATGGCCCGACCGGTATTGGTGTGCTCTATGTCAAAGAGGCGCTGTTGCAACAGATGCCGCCCTGGGAAGGGGGCGGGTCGATGATCGCCACCGTCAGCCTGACGCAGGGGACGACCTGGACGAAAGCGCCGTGGCGCTTCGAAGCGGGGACGCCGAATACCGGCGGGATTATCGGCTTTGGTGCCGCGCTGGAGTATGTTTCAGCGCTGGGACTGGAGGCGATTAACGAATACGAACAGAACCTGATGCACTATGCGCTGGAGCAACTGAAGGCGGTGCCGGATCTCACGCTGTACGGCCCCACTGACCGTCTGGGCGTGATTGCCTTTAATCTCGGCAAACATCACGCCTATGACGTCGGCAGTTTTCTCGACAATTACGGGATCGCCGTGCGGACCGGACACCATTGCGCGATGCCGCTGATGGCTTTTTATCAGGTGCCGGCGATGTGCCGGGCGTCGCTGGCAATGTATAACACCCATGAAGAAGTGGATCGCCTGGTGACAGGCTTGCAACGAATTCATCGCTTACTGGGGTAA
- the sufE gene encoding cysteine desulfuration protein SufE, which yields MAALPDREKLLRNFQRCANWEEKYLYIIELGQRLPEISAADRCPENTIQGCQSQVWIVMRQNAQGVIELQGDSDAAIVKGLIAVVFILYHQMTAQDIVNFDVRPWFEQMALAQHLTPSRSQGLEAMIRAIRTKAATLS from the coding sequence ATGGCTGCGCTGCCGGATAGAGAAAAATTGTTGCGTAATTTTCAGCGTTGCGCTAATTGGGAAGAGAAGTATCTGTACATCATTGAGCTGGGACAGCGATTGCCGGAAATATCCGCAGCGGACCGTTGTCCTGAAAATACGATTCAGGGATGTCAGAGTCAGGTCTGGATAGTGATGCGCCAGAATGCGCAAGGCGTTATTGAGCTGCAGGGCGACAGTGATGCTGCCATTGTGAAAGGGCTGATTGCGGTCGTCTTCATTCTGTATCACCAGATGACGGCTCAGGATATCGTGAATTTTGATGTGCGGCCGTGGTTTGAACAGATGGCGCTCGCGCAGCATCTCACACCGTCTCGGTCGCAGGGTCTGGAAGCGATGATTCGCGCGATCCGTACCAAAGCAGCAACGCTTAGCTAA
- the ldtE gene encoding L,D-transpeptidase LdtE produces MKRASLITLMLIGAYSAIQAAWAVDYPLPPAGSRLVGQNQTYTVQEGDKNLQAIARRFDTAAMLILEANNTIAPVPKPGTLVTIPSQLLLPDAPREGIIVNLAELRLYYYPPGENIVQVYPIGIGLQGLETPVMETRVGQKIPNPTWTPTAGIRKRSLERGITLPPVVPAGPNNPLGLFALRLAHGNGEYLIHGTSQPDSVGLRVSSGCIRMNAPDIKALFSQVRTGTPVRVINEPVKYSVEPSGLRYVEVHRPLSPEEEQNVQTMPYVLPAGFSQFKATKEVDDALVDKALYRRAGYPVAVSAGQTPTVEATPAVQSAQNGSVQEETQTQ; encoded by the coding sequence ATGAAACGCGCGTCTCTTATTACTCTAATGCTTATCGGCGCTTACAGCGCCATACAGGCTGCCTGGGCGGTGGATTACCCCTTACCGCCAGCAGGCAGTCGCCTTGTTGGACAGAATCAAACGTATACGGTGCAGGAAGGCGATAAAAACCTGCAGGCCATTGCCCGTCGTTTTGATACTGCCGCGATGCTTATTCTGGAGGCAAATAATACCATTGCGCCTGTGCCAAAGCCGGGCACCCTGGTAACGATCCCGTCACAGCTATTGCTGCCCGATGCGCCCCGAGAAGGCATCATCGTTAATCTGGCTGAACTGCGGCTGTACTACTATCCGCCGGGCGAAAATATCGTCCAGGTCTATCCGATCGGTATTGGTTTACAGGGACTGGAAACGCCGGTGATGGAAACCCGCGTTGGGCAGAAAATCCCGAATCCGACCTGGACGCCAACGGCAGGCATCCGTAAGCGCTCTCTGGAGCGAGGCATTACGTTGCCGCCGGTGGTCCCCGCCGGGCCGAATAACCCGCTGGGGCTCTTTGCACTTCGTCTGGCGCACGGTAATGGCGAGTATCTCATTCATGGCACCAGTCAACCAGACAGCGTGGGTCTGCGCGTCAGTTCCGGCTGTATCCGGATGAATGCCCCGGACATCAAAGCGCTGTTCTCCCAGGTTCGCACGGGAACGCCGGTGAGAGTGATTAATGAACCGGTGAAATATTCCGTGGAGCCGAGCGGACTGCGCTACGTTGAGGTCCACCGACCACTGTCGCCGGAAGAAGAACAAAACGTACAGACGATGCCGTATGTGCTGCCTGCCGGGTTCAGCCAGTTTAAGGCGACGAAAGAGGTGGATGACGCTCTGGTGGATAAAGCGTTGTATCGTCGCGCGGGTTATCCGGTGGCGGTCTCTGCCGGGCAAACGCCAACGGTTGAAGCTACACCTGCTGTTCAGTCAGCGCAAAATGGATCAGTACAGGAAGAGACGCAGACGCAGTAG
- the lpp gene encoding murein lipoprotein Lpp → MNRTKLVLGAVILGSTLLAGCSSNAKIDQLSSDVQTLNAKVDQLSNDVNAMRSDVQAAKDDAARANQRLDNQATKYRK, encoded by the coding sequence ATGAATCGTACTAAACTGGTACTGGGCGCGGTAATCCTGGGTTCTACTCTGCTGGCTGGTTGCTCCAGCAACGCTAAAATCGATCAGCTGTCTTCTGACGTTCAGACTCTGAACGCTAAAGTTGACCAGCTGAGCAACGACGTGAACGCAATGCGTTCCGACGTTCAGGCTGCTAAAGACGACGCAGCTCGCGCTAACCAGCGTCTGGACAACCAGGCTACTAAATACCGTAAGTAA
- the pykF gene encoding pyruvate kinase PykF, producing MKKTKIVCTIGPKTESEEMLTKMLDAGMNVMRLNFSHGDYAEHGQRIQNLRNVMSKTGKKAAILLDTKGPEIRTIKLEGGNDVSLKAGQTFTFTTDKSVVGNNEIVAVTYEGFTSDLSVGNTVLVDDGLIGMEVTAIEGNKVICKVLNNGDLGENKGVNLPGVSIALPALAEKDKQDLIFGCEQGVDFVAASFIRKRSDVVEIREHLKAHGGEKIQIISKIENQEGLNNFDEILEASDGIMVARGDLGVEIPVEEVIFAQKMMIEKCIRARKVVITATQMLDSMIKNPRPTRAEAGDVANAILDGTDAVMLSGESAKGKYPLEAVTIMATICERTDRVMTSRLDFNNDSRKLRITEAVCRGAVETAEKLEAPLIVVATQGGKSARAVRKYFPDATILALTTNEVTARQLVLSKGVVAHLVKEIASTDDFYRLGKEVAQQSGLAQKGDVVVMVSGALVPSGTTNTASVHVL from the coding sequence ATGAAAAAGACGAAAATTGTTTGCACCATCGGTCCAAAAACCGAATCTGAAGAGATGTTAACCAAAATGCTGGACGCGGGCATGAACGTCATGCGTCTGAACTTCTCTCACGGTGACTATGCAGAACACGGTCAGCGTATCCAGAACCTGCGCAACGTGATGAGCAAAACCGGCAAGAAAGCGGCCATCCTGCTCGACACGAAAGGTCCGGAAATCCGTACCATCAAGCTGGAAGGCGGTAACGACGTTTCCCTGAAAGCGGGTCAGACCTTTACCTTCACCACCGATAAATCCGTGGTGGGGAATAACGAAATCGTTGCCGTGACCTACGAAGGTTTCACCTCCGATCTGTCCGTGGGTAATACCGTACTGGTCGACGATGGTCTGATCGGTATGGAAGTCACCGCGATCGAAGGCAACAAAGTCATCTGTAAAGTGCTGAACAACGGCGACCTCGGCGAAAACAAAGGCGTTAACCTGCCAGGCGTTTCTATCGCCCTGCCGGCGCTGGCAGAAAAAGACAAACAGGACCTGATCTTTGGTTGCGAACAAGGCGTTGACTTTGTTGCGGCCTCTTTTATCCGTAAGCGTTCTGACGTGGTTGAAATCCGTGAGCACCTGAAAGCGCACGGCGGCGAGAAGATCCAGATCATCTCCAAAATTGAAAACCAGGAAGGCCTGAACAACTTCGACGAAATCCTCGAAGCGTCTGACGGTATCATGGTTGCCCGTGGCGACCTGGGCGTTGAAATCCCGGTTGAAGAAGTGATCTTCGCGCAGAAGATGATGATCGAAAAATGTATCCGTGCGCGTAAAGTGGTTATCACTGCGACCCAGATGCTGGATTCCATGATCAAAAACCCGCGTCCGACTCGCGCTGAAGCGGGCGACGTGGCGAACGCCATCCTCGACGGCACCGATGCGGTGATGCTGTCAGGCGAATCCGCAAAAGGTAAATACCCGCTGGAAGCGGTCACCATCATGGCGACCATCTGTGAGCGTACCGACCGTGTGATGACCAGCCGTCTGGACTTCAACAATGACAGCCGCAAATTGCGCATCACTGAAGCCGTCTGCCGTGGCGCGGTGGAAACCGCGGAAAAACTGGAAGCACCGCTGATCGTGGTGGCCACTCAGGGCGGTAAATCCGCTCGCGCAGTGCGTAAATACTTCCCGGACGCCACCATTCTGGCGCTGACCACCAACGAAGTCACAGCCCGCCAGCTGGTGCTGAGCAAAGGCGTTGTGGCGCATCTGGTGAAAGAAATCGCGTCTACTGATGATTTTTACCGTCTGGGTAAAGAAGTTGCTCAGCAGAGCGGTCTGGCTCAGAAAGGTGACGTTGTGGTGATGGTTTCTGGTGCTCTGGTACCGAGCGGCACGACTAACACGGCATCTGTTCACGTACTGTAA
- a CDS encoding methionine ABC transporter ATP-binding protein, with amino-acid sequence MIVLKNISKVFTPGRLSITAVDNVNLTVEQGQIYGIIGYSGAGKSTLIRLLNGLEKPTTGSVTINGHDITAARGESLRQARLKISMVFQHFNLLWSRTVRDNIAFSMQIAGAPKAKIQARVAELIELVGLTGRENAFPSQLSGGQKQRVGIARALANSPDVLLCDEATSALDPQTTDQILDLLLDINRRFQLTIVLITHEMHVVRKICDRVAVMENGQVVEEGDVLSVFTHPQQPITRQFVRQVGQYADEEAFNPQLASELGGTVIKLTFTGHNTHQPIVGELTLRYGLPFNILHGKMTQTAHGVFGQLWLHVVASEEQLNNILDDLQKSGIDGEVIQHG; translated from the coding sequence ATGATTGTCCTGAAAAATATTTCGAAAGTGTTCACGCCAGGCCGGCTATCCATTACTGCGGTTGATAATGTCAATTTGACCGTGGAGCAGGGACAGATTTACGGAATTATTGGCTACAGCGGTGCCGGGAAAAGCACCCTGATTCGTCTGCTCAACGGGCTGGAAAAACCAACCACGGGCAGCGTGACCATCAACGGTCATGATATTACTGCCGCTCGCGGCGAATCGCTGCGCCAGGCGCGCCTGAAAATCAGCATGGTCTTCCAGCATTTTAATCTGCTGTGGTCGCGCACCGTGCGCGACAACATCGCCTTTTCAATGCAAATCGCCGGTGCGCCAAAAGCAAAAATTCAGGCTCGCGTGGCGGAACTGATTGAACTGGTAGGGTTGACGGGGCGCGAAAATGCCTTTCCGTCACAGCTGAGCGGCGGGCAAAAGCAGCGCGTGGGGATTGCACGCGCGCTGGCCAACAGCCCGGATGTATTGCTGTGCGATGAAGCCACGTCGGCGCTGGACCCGCAAACAACCGATCAAATTCTTGATCTGCTACTTGATATCAACCGCCGCTTCCAACTGACGATTGTGTTGATCACCCATGAAATGCACGTGGTGCGCAAAATCTGCGATCGTGTGGCAGTGATGGAGAACGGTCAGGTGGTGGAAGAAGGCGACGTCTTGAGCGTCTTCACGCATCCGCAACAGCCGATTACTCGTCAGTTTGTCCGCCAGGTGGGACAGTATGCTGATGAAGAAGCCTTTAACCCGCAACTGGCGAGCGAACTGGGCGGCACGGTAATTAAATTAACCTTTACCGGGCACAACACGCATCAGCCGATCGTTGGCGAACTGACCCTGCGCTACGGTCTGCCATTCAATATCCTGCACGGCAAAATGACCCAGACGGCGCATGGCGTGTTCGGCCAGCTGTGGCTGCACGTGGTGGCGTCGGAAGAGCAACTCAATAACATTCTGGACGACCTGCAAAAAAGCGGCATTGACGGTGAGGTGATTCAACATGGCTGA
- a CDS encoding methionine ABC transporter permease, which translates to MAENLFPHLKWDQLFAATQETLYMTALSGIATFVLGIVLGLALFLTARGGLFQNRALYSGISLVVNIFRSIPFIILIVLLIPFTKAIVGTILGANAALPALIVGAAPFYARLVEIALREVDKGVIEATRSMGARLGTLIFRVLLPESSPALVSGITVTLIALVSYSAMAGVIGAGGLGNLAYLEGFQRNHNDVTLVATVTILVIVFIIQFCGDVITSLLDKR; encoded by the coding sequence ATGGCTGAGAATCTGTTTCCCCATCTGAAATGGGATCAATTGTTTGCCGCTACTCAGGAGACGCTGTACATGACCGCGCTCTCCGGGATTGCGACCTTTGTTCTCGGTATCGTCCTCGGACTGGCGCTGTTTCTTACCGCACGCGGCGGGCTGTTCCAGAACCGTGCGCTGTACAGCGGCATTTCGCTGGTGGTGAATATTTTCCGCTCGATCCCGTTCATTATTTTGATCGTCTTACTGATCCCGTTTACCAAAGCGATTGTCGGCACCATTCTTGGCGCGAATGCCGCCTTACCGGCGCTGATTGTCGGTGCCGCGCCATTCTACGCGCGCCTGGTTGAGATCGCCCTGCGCGAAGTGGATAAGGGCGTCATTGAAGCCACACGTTCAATGGGCGCTCGTCTTGGCACCTTAATTTTTCGGGTTTTGTTACCTGAATCGTCACCCGCTCTGGTGTCCGGTATCACCGTGACGCTGATTGCGCTGGTCAGTTACAGCGCGATGGCTGGGGTGATCGGGGCAGGTGGTTTAGGGAATCTGGCTTATCTGGAAGGATTCCAGCGCAACCACAACGACGTCACGCTGGTGGCGACAGTGACCATTCTGGTTATCGTCTTCATTATCCAGTTCTGCGGCGATGTGATCACTTCTCTGTTAGATAAACGCTAA